A single window of Anomaloglossus baeobatrachus isolate aAnoBae1 chromosome 9, aAnoBae1.hap1, whole genome shotgun sequence DNA harbors:
- the DPM2 gene encoding dolichol phosphate-mannose biosynthesis regulatory protein isoform X2, giving the protein MATGIDRLAGAGLVAFSSVLFLYYTVWVICLPFIGSDHVIHSFFLPREYAVLLPLLAGLILLLLMGVFVTYVMWKSRSPKKKSQ; this is encoded by the exons ATG GCGACAGGCATTGACCGGTTGGCCGGGGCTGGGCTGGTGGCGTTTAGctctgtgctgttcctgtattacaCAGTGTGGGTCATCTGCCTG CCATTTATAGGCAGCGATCATGTGATCCATTCCTTCTTCCTCCCTCGTGAGTACGCGGTGCTGCTGCCCCTGTTGGCCGGGCTCATCCTGCTTCTCCTCATGG GTGTCTTTGTGACGTACGTGATGTGGAAAAGTCGGAGTCCGAAAAAgaagtcacagtga
- the DPM2 gene encoding dolichol phosphate-mannose biosynthesis regulatory protein isoform X1, which yields MEYGACVILRCSVIVCVLLQATGIDRLAGAGLVAFSSVLFLYYTVWVICLPFIGSDHVIHSFFLPREYAVLLPLLAGLILLLLMGVFVTYVMWKSRSPKKKSQ from the exons ATGGAATACGGTGCGTGTGTGATTCTCCGGTGCTCGGTCATTGTGTGTGTTTTGTTGCAGGCGACAGGCATTGACCGGTTGGCCGGGGCTGGGCTGGTGGCGTTTAGctctgtgctgttcctgtattacaCAGTGTGGGTCATCTGCCTG CCATTTATAGGCAGCGATCATGTGATCCATTCCTTCTTCCTCCCTCGTGAGTACGCGGTGCTGCTGCCCCTGTTGGCCGGGCTCATCCTGCTTCTCCTCATGG GTGTCTTTGTGACGTACGTGATGTGGAAAAGTCGGAGTCCGAAAAAgaagtcacagtga